In Cydia amplana chromosome 5, ilCydAmpl1.1, whole genome shotgun sequence, the genomic window TCCTTTGGATAGATACAGACTAATATACAGCTTCGTTGTTATATTGAGCTCAGTCATGATATAAATTGATTTTACGCGTCGACAGACGTTATTCTGATTAAGGCTTTTCATTATCCAACGTCGGCATATCATCAGGTTTATCTCTTTTAAAGGATATTAAATTTGTACTAATGTAGTGGaggtatacaatacaataccatacaaatattctttattgttcaCCAATAATATGACAAAGAACATGATATACAAATTAAGCATAACATAAACTATggtagacaacaggcggtcttacgctaaagagcgatctcttccagacaaccttaggtacttacatctaTTTTCCCCCAACCAGCGACAGTAGCATTATCTCCGTACGGAGGACGCCTCATTAACGCCACTCTTCTAACTGTACAACTGAACTTCAATTTTTTCTTCAACAACACTAGAGCTATATCGTTTGACAATGAACCCTCGAAATGATCTTCATGCAATTTGATATGCGACACGTTCGAAACTATTCCCTTATCTCTCTGTTCATGTCCGAATATAGCAAAGGCGTCAACGTTTTCTTGGCACGCAATGATGCAATGCCCAGCAGTCAACAAAACAGCTTGATTAACTATAGAGGAGCCACACGAAAAGTAACCTTCTCCACGACTTGAGCTACACTCTATAGCCAAATATGCAGAATGTGGAAAGTCTATAATATCGGAAGCTTCTGCATTGATTACATTGCCGGTCATATTCGACGAGGTTATTTTGATAttgcaaattattattattatcacttTTATCTTCGAAGTCATTGGAAATTAATGACAATAATTCGTC contains:
- the LOC134648167 gene encoding hypodermin-B-like, whose product is MTSKIKVIIIIICNIKITSSNMTGNVINAEASDIIDFPHSAYLAIECSSSRGEGYFSCGSSIVNQAVLLTAGHCIIACQENVDAFAIFGHEQRDKGIVSNVSHIKLHEDHFEGSLSNDIALVLLKKKLKFSCTVRRVALMRRPPYGDNATVAGWGKIDDLSNDVSNILMSTQQIILLPSTCTFTMNNPPGTFCADSRPGTGIPARADSGNAMVINNFIQIGLVSYMDPHVSKRITVYTNISYFYGWIKYNTRKLFCTRKKSKRHRKGIIWAIAVANSSSLA